Part of the Thermogemmatispora onikobensis genome, GCCAGACCTCGTGCCAGCTGGCTTTTAACAGGGTCTTGCATGAGCATCTGCAGCACCGTGCGCGTGCCGTAGAACACCCCCGTCTCAGTGTGGGCGCTGATCGTCAGACTATCGGCGATCAACAGCACATAGCCCTCGCTGCCAATCCTCGCATCATCATTCTTCAATGTAAGTAAGAGATCGCCGCTGCCAGGGGCCTCCTGTGTAATGATGGGCAACCGCAGGCCGGAGACGGCCTGCAAATCTTGCTGAAAGACCGCGGCTGTAGCGCGCAGGCGGCTTGCTGAAGAAGGATCGAGCACGATGCGTGCCCCGGAGGTCAAAGTAAAGGTCCCCAGGCCCCCATGCCATTCGCGCAGCGTTGGGATCACCAGGGGAGGAGGATTGACAGAGGTCGGCAAGGAGGCCAGAAAAATCACCAGGCGGGCCCCCACCAGGAAGAGGCCCAGGAGGGCCAGCAGCAAAGCACCAGTCAGGCGCCAGGTCAGGCGCCAGTGGACTGGAGGCCATCCTTTCTTAAAGAAGGCCAACTGAGGCAAAATCACGAGTAAGCTCTCCGCGCAGTCACCAGGATAGTTCGTGTTCCATTGTAGTACCTGCCGTCCGCTTTTACTAGTAGGGCAAGCTGATTAGCCGAATCGTACCATATTATCCCTTTTCCTGATGGGAGCTGAGAGCCTGAGCCAGGGCAGAAGAAGAAGAAGAGGCGGAGGAGGGACCAGACAAAGAGTGGGTCCGAGAGAAAGGCTTCCCCAAACCATGATCAGGAAGACTCTTGCCCTCGGACCCAGGTCAGAACAGTATAGATGATGGATCGACCCGACCGATCTACTCAGCGATCGGCTCGAGCTTGACGCCGATGCGCTCGCGCTTCAACTCATAGAGATTCGGCTGGCGCAAGGCCCAGTAGAAATGGTCCCAGTACTCGCCGGCCTCAGCGCCACGTGGGACCTGGATAATCACCGGACCATAGAACCCCACCTGCGAGCCTTCCAGGGCAATGGTTGGCACGCCAAAGGCGTGGTAGCGCTCAACCGCTTCCTGGTGATCAGCCTCTACCTCACGGATCGTTGACTCGTCAGCCAGCGCCTCATCAACCAGACCCGCATTCAAGCCGGCCCGCTCCAGCGCGGCGCGCACGCCAGCCGCCTCAGAGACACTCTCGCGGCGACCATGCTGGGCCGCACCCAGCGCCAGATAATAACGTTCTACGCCTTCATTGCCCTCGCGACGCCGCACCAGAGCCAGCGTGCGCAGGCCAGCCCAACCGTGATCTTCATAGTTCGGCTGCGCTCCCTCCTTGCGATTGACCAGCTCCAGGCTGAAGAAGCGCCAGGTCACAGCCACCGGGCGAACCTGGCGCACCTCGCGCATCCAGAGCGCCGTACGCCAGGCCAGCGGGCAAAGCGGATCAAAATGGAAGTTCACCTTAATGGGAATGGCAGATTCTTGCTGAGCCATAGGACGACAAAGACTCCTCTAGCCAATGGGTAAAGTAAAACAGTGGTGTTGCAAGAGGCACCAGAGAACGAAATGACTGTTATCACCATACAATCTGGAGCACAGGCCTGTCAAGGCAAGGGAGGGCGCGACAAAGCGACACAGCAGAGCCCAGGCCCCAGCCCTTGCTTCCGGCCCGACCGCGCCTGCTTTGCCAATGGTCAGTCACCTATTTACCAGAGCCGCCGTTTATGAGATACTGCAGAAGGCAAACATCCCTAGCATCCCTAGGAACTCAGGAGGGACAGGAAATCATGCCAGGACAGATCAAAAGCCCCGTCCGCACGCTCGGCGTCTTGACCGGCGGGGGCGATGTGCCGGGGCTAAACGCCGCCATCAAAGCACTGGTCTACCGGGCGGAGACGCTGGGGATCAGCGTCATCGGACTCCGCTACGGCTGGAGGGGCATCACCTTCCTTAACCGCAATCGCCCACGCGAGGAGCAGATCTTTCGCGCCGAAGACCCGCAAACCTGGGACGATCACTACTTGCTGCCGCTTCATCGGCTCAATACCCGCACGATCGATCGCCAGGGCGGAACGATCCTGCTCTCAACGCGCACTAATCCCGCGCGCGTGCGCGTGAGCGAGCTGCCCGAGCATCTCAAGCACCGCGGTGAGGGACGCGCCCCGCAGGAGTATCTGGATCTGACCGATGAGGTTCTGGCCAATATTGAGTTTCTAGGCCTGGACGGCCTGGTCGTCATCGGCGGCGATGACACACTGAGCTACGGGGCTGTGCTTGGGGCAAAGGGAGTCCCGGTTTGGGGCATCCCGAAGACCATGGACAACGATGTTCCTGGCACTGATTACTGCATCGGCTTCCAGACGGCTATCAACCGCGCAAGCGAGTTCATCGGGCGCCTGCGCTCAACCCTCGGCTCCCACAGCGAGACAGCACTCTTCCGCCTCTTTGGACGCGATGCCGGTTTCACCGCCCTGGAAACGGCCATCGTGACCTGGGCCGACCGCCTGCTGATCCCGGAGGTGCCGGCCAATATCGATCACCTGGCCGAGCTGGTTGCCAACGACCGGCGCAATAATCCTAACCACTATTCGATCGTTGTGCTCTCCGAGGGGGCTAATCTGGGCATTCCCGTACCGGAGATCGGTCCGGCGGATGCCTATGGTCATCGCAAGAAGGCTAACGTGGCCGAGTTCCTGGCCGGCCAGCTGGGCGAGCGCCTGCCAGGCGTGCGCTTCTTGCCGATCGATCTGACGTATATTCTGCGCAGCGGCGAGCCAGATGTCTACGATCGCCACATGGCCATCTATTTCGCCAATATGGTCATGAGCCTGGTGGAGCAGGGCATTCACGGCGCGATGGCCGGCCACCGCGAGGGCAAGATCATCTACACCGATCTCCCTGGGAAAGATAAGCCGCCACGGCGCGTCAATCCCGATGACTACCATCCAACTCGCTATCGCCCGCGCTTTGAGCAGATCACTGGTCCGTATATGCCATTGTGAGACCAGCAGCATCTTCACCCTGGCCGGGATAGTACCCGGCACAGAGCGGGCGAGCAGATCCCGCGACCTAAGAGAGTGGGGCGTGGAGTGGCAGGGCGCTCTTCCTATCCTCTCAGCAGTAACGTAGGGGATCGGTGAGGTGTAGACAGGCGCACAGCGTCGGCGTTGCCGTTGACAACAGCAAAGAGGCGGCTTCGCCGATCCCTCTTCGTAAGCCAGCAAGCGCCAGGCTTCTTTTTCTCTCATCTCTTCTCAGCGCCTGGCTTTCCAGCGGGCCTAAAATACGAGGCCCTCATCCCTCGCACGAGCTGGCTGGCTCGCCCGGCTGCCCAATTGGAAGCAAAGGCGGCTGCTCTTCTTTTTGCCATCCCGCCCGGGCAGAGGAGCTTGCCTTTTTCTCCACAGCACTGCACTGCCTCACGCAGCTAGAGTACTGGCCCTGGCAACGGCCACCGGGGTTGATGAGGACTACCCTCCGCGCAGGCCCAGGACGTCCTGGACAGGGGAGGGGCCTATTGATTATGACTCGACCATTTGCTGTGTAATTACAGGGGTTTGCCATCGACTATAGATGTCAGCAGCAAAGGGGGAGGACAAGGGGAACAAACGGCGTTTTGTGGGCCTGATAAGGGTCTTTCAGAGCCAGCCTAGAGGCAGCTTTAGCTATTTTTCAAACTTGACGAAAGACAGGATAATATGATAAATAAGAATAATGTTCTACTGCTAGCATCGTCAGTCCGCCCGCACCAGGGCCTTGCTACTTCCTGCTGTCACGGCCATCGCCAGATTGTTCTGGCCTCACTTTGAGCTGGGTGTTCGTTTTGACACTATCTGCCTTCCAAGGAGGTTGAATGGTCTATTACATCTTGGTCCCCATCGGTGTGGGACTTCTCGCCGTGCTGTTTGCGGCCTTTTTGATCAACGACGTGCTGCGGAGAGATACAGGTACGCCTTCAATGCAGAAGATCGCGAATGCCATCTTCTCCGGCGCAACCGCCTTTCTCAATCGGCAGTATCGCACCATCGCGTTGCTGGCGATCGGTGCGGCTGTGCTGGTG contains:
- a CDS encoding mycothiol-dependent nitroreductase Rv2466c family protein; this translates as MAQQESAIPIKVNFHFDPLCPLAWRTALWMREVRQVRPVAVTWRFFSLELVNRKEGAQPNYEDHGWAGLRTLALVRRREGNEGVERYYLALGAAQHGRRESVSEAAGVRAALERAGLNAGLVDEALADESTIREVEADHQEAVERYHAFGVPTIALEGSQVGFYGPVIIQVPRGAEAGEYWDHFYWALRQPNLYELKRERIGVKLEPIAE
- a CDS encoding 6-phosphofructokinase, which gives rise to MPGQIKSPVRTLGVLTGGGDVPGLNAAIKALVYRAETLGISVIGLRYGWRGITFLNRNRPREEQIFRAEDPQTWDDHYLLPLHRLNTRTIDRQGGTILLSTRTNPARVRVSELPEHLKHRGEGRAPQEYLDLTDEVLANIEFLGLDGLVVIGGDDTLSYGAVLGAKGVPVWGIPKTMDNDVPGTDYCIGFQTAINRASEFIGRLRSTLGSHSETALFRLFGRDAGFTALETAIVTWADRLLIPEVPANIDHLAELVANDRRNNPNHYSIVVLSEGANLGIPVPEIGPADAYGHRKKANVAEFLAGQLGERLPGVRFLPIDLTYILRSGEPDVYDRHMAIYFANMVMSLVEQGIHGAMAGHREGKIIYTDLPGKDKPPRRVNPDDYHPTRYRPRFEQITGPYMPL